The proteins below are encoded in one region of Streptomyces sp. NBC_00490:
- a CDS encoding ABC transporter ATP-binding protein: MTTNPTLADLTTRATTARNAPTYGHDALITCDRLVRIFTTDGIEVQALQGLDLLVRDGELMALVGASGSGKSTLMNILAGLDTPTAGAARVADHDLLAMTPKDRLAYRRRTVGFVWQQTARNLLPYLTAAQNITLPMQLATRTTRKARKAETERALELLELLDIADCRDRHPNQMSGGQQQRVAIAVALANSPAVLLADEPTGELDSHTAEQIFAAFRTANEHLGTTIVIVTHDQAVASEVRRTVAIRDGRTSTEVLRRSEVDATTGHETVVAREYAMLDRAGRLQLPAEYTETLGMRDRVALELEPDHIGVWPDDSDHA, encoded by the coding sequence GTGACCACCAACCCCACCCTCGCGGACCTGACCACCCGCGCCACCACGGCCCGCAACGCCCCCACCTACGGCCACGACGCCCTCATCACCTGCGACCGTCTGGTCCGCATCTTCACCACGGACGGCATAGAGGTGCAGGCCCTCCAGGGCCTCGACCTCCTCGTCCGCGACGGCGAACTCATGGCCCTGGTGGGCGCGTCCGGCAGCGGCAAGTCCACCCTCATGAACATCCTCGCCGGCCTCGACACCCCCACCGCCGGCGCCGCCCGCGTGGCCGACCACGACCTCCTGGCGATGACCCCGAAGGACCGTCTCGCCTACCGCCGCAGGACCGTCGGCTTCGTCTGGCAGCAGACGGCCCGCAACCTTCTCCCCTACCTGACCGCCGCCCAGAACATCACCCTCCCGATGCAACTGGCCACCAGGACCACCCGCAAAGCCCGCAAGGCAGAGACCGAACGTGCCCTGGAACTCCTGGAGTTGCTGGACATCGCCGACTGCCGGGACCGCCACCCGAACCAGATGTCCGGCGGTCAGCAGCAACGCGTGGCGATAGCCGTGGCCCTCGCCAACTCCCCCGCCGTCCTGCTCGCCGACGAACCCACCGGCGAACTCGACTCGCACACCGCGGAACAGATCTTCGCCGCGTTCCGCACCGCCAACGAACACCTCGGCACCACGATCGTCATCGTCACGCACGACCAGGCCGTGGCGAGCGAGGTCCGCCGCACGGTGGCCATCCGCGACGGCCGCACCTCCACGGAGGTCCTGCGCCGCAGCGAGGTGGACGCGACCACGGGCCACGAGACGGTCGTGGCACGCGAGTACGCCATGCTGGACCGGGCCGGCCGCCTCCAGCTCCCCGCCGAGTACACGGAGACCCTGGGCATGCGCGACCGAGTGGCCCTGGAACTGGAACCGGACCACATCGGCGTATGGCCGGACGACAGCGACCACGCCTGA
- a CDS encoding acyl-CoA thioesterase, translated as MRHIYHCPLRWADMDAYGHVNNVVFLRYLEEARIDFLFRPEKDFKQGSVVARHEIDYKRQLVHRHTPVDIELWVTEIRAASFTISYEVKDGAEIYVRASTVIVPFDFETQRPRRITSEEREFLEEYRDDDEEEAVAA; from the coding sequence TTGCGGCACATCTACCACTGCCCGCTGCGCTGGGCGGACATGGACGCGTACGGCCACGTCAACAACGTGGTCTTCCTCCGCTACCTGGAGGAAGCCCGTATCGACTTCCTGTTCCGCCCGGAGAAGGACTTCAAGCAGGGGTCCGTGGTGGCGCGCCATGAGATCGACTACAAGCGGCAGCTCGTCCACCGGCACACGCCCGTGGACATCGAGCTGTGGGTCACGGAGATCAGGGCGGCGTCCTTCACCATCTCCTACGAGGTGAAGGACGGCGCCGAGATCTACGTACGCGCCTCGACGGTCATCGTGCCGTTCGACTTCGAGACGCAGCGGCCGCGTCGGATCACCTCCGAGGAGCGGGAGTTCCTGGAGGAGTACCGGGACGACGACGAGGAAGAGGCCGTCGCCGCATGA
- the ettA gene encoding energy-dependent translational throttle protein EttA, producing MAEYIYTMRKTRKAHGDKVILDDVTLSFLPGAKIGVVGPNGAGKSTVLKIMAGLEQPSNGDAFLSPGFSVGILMQEPKLDESKTVLENVQDGAAEIMGKLTRFNEVAELMATDYSDALMDEMGKLQEDLDHANAWDLDAQLEQAMEALGCPPGDWPVTNLSGGEKRRVALCKLLIEAPDLLLLDEPTNHLDAESVNWLEQHLSKYSGAVVAVTHDRYFLNNVAEWILELDRGRAIPYEGNYSTYLEKKATRLKVEGRKDEKRAKRLKEELEWVRSNAKGRQTKSKARLARYEEMAAEAEKMRKLDFEEIQIPPGPRLGSIVVEVNNLSKAFGDKVLVDDLSFTLPRNGIVGIIGPNGAGKTTLFKMIQGLEPADSGTVKIGDTVKISYVDQSRANIDPKKTLWAVVSDELDYINVGQVEMPSRAYVSAFGFKGPDQQKPAGVLSGGERNRLNLALTLKEGGNLLLLDEPTNDLDVETLSSLENALLEFPGAAVVISHDRWFLDRVATHILAYEGESKWYWFEGNFESYEKNKIERLGAEAARPHRATYKKLTRG from the coding sequence TTGGCTGAGTACATCTACACCATGCGCAAGACGCGCAAAGCGCACGGCGACAAGGTCATCCTTGACGACGTGACGCTGAGCTTCCTGCCCGGCGCGAAGATCGGTGTGGTCGGGCCGAACGGTGCCGGTAAGTCCACCGTTCTGAAGATCATGGCGGGGCTGGAGCAGCCTTCCAACGGTGACGCGTTCCTGTCGCCCGGCTTCAGCGTCGGCATCCTCATGCAGGAGCCGAAGCTCGACGAGTCCAAGACGGTCCTGGAGAACGTCCAGGACGGCGCCGCCGAGATCATGGGCAAGCTCACGCGCTTCAACGAAGTCGCCGAGCTCATGGCGACCGACTACTCGGACGCGCTCATGGACGAGATGGGCAAGCTCCAGGAGGACCTGGACCACGCCAACGCCTGGGACCTGGACGCACAGCTGGAGCAGGCCATGGAAGCGCTGGGCTGCCCGCCCGGCGACTGGCCCGTCACCAACCTCTCCGGTGGCGAGAAGCGCCGTGTCGCGCTCTGCAAGCTGCTGATCGAGGCCCCGGACCTGCTCCTGCTCGACGAGCCCACCAACCACCTCGACGCCGAGTCGGTGAACTGGCTGGAGCAGCACCTCTCGAAGTACTCGGGCGCTGTCGTCGCCGTCACTCACGACCGGTACTTCCTGAACAACGTCGCCGAGTGGATCCTCGAGCTCGACCGCGGCCGCGCGATCCCCTACGAGGGCAACTACTCCACGTACCTGGAGAAGAAGGCCACGCGCCTCAAGGTCGAGGGCCGCAAGGACGAGAAGCGCGCCAAGCGCCTCAAGGAAGAGCTGGAGTGGGTCCGCTCCAACGCCAAGGGCCGCCAGACCAAGTCCAAGGCCCGCCTCGCCCGTTACGAGGAGATGGCGGCCGAGGCCGAGAAGATGCGGAAGCTGGACTTCGAGGAGATCCAGATCCCGCCGGGCCCGCGGCTGGGCTCCATCGTCGTCGAGGTCAACAACCTCTCGAAGGCGTTCGGTGACAAGGTCCTGGTCGACGACCTCTCGTTCACGCTGCCGCGCAACGGCATCGTCGGCATCATCGGCCCGAACGGCGCGGGCAAGACCACGCTGTTCAAGATGATCCAGGGCCTCGAGCCCGCGGACTCGGGCACGGTCAAGATCGGTGACACGGTCAAGATCAGCTATGTCGACCAGAGCCGCGCCAACATCGACCCCAAGAAGACCCTGTGGGCCGTGGTGTCGGACGAGCTGGACTACATCAACGTGGGCCAGGTCGAGATGCCGTCGCGGGCCTACGTCTCCGCCTTCGGCTTCAAGGGTCCGGACCAGCAGAAGCCGGCCGGCGTCCTGTCCGGTGGTGAGCGCAACCGTCTGAACCTGGCGCTCACGCTCAAGGAGGGCGGCAACCTGCTGCTCCTCGACGAGCCCACCAACGACCTCGACGTCGAGACCCTGTCCTCGCTCGAGAACGCTCTGCTGGAGTTCCCGGGCGCGGCCGTGGTCATCTCCCACGACCGCTGGTTCCTGGACCGGGTCGCGACCCACATCCTCGCGTACGAGGGTGAGTCCAAGTGGTACTGGTTCGAGGGCAACTTCGAGTCGTACGAGAAGAACAAGATCGAGCGGCTGGGCGCCGAAGCCGCGCGTCCGCACCGCGCCACCTACAAGAAGCTGACCCGGGGCTGA
- a CDS encoding Cys-Gln thioester bond-forming surface protein produces MFSALLSACRRRAVRGAAATLVSGLVAAGVLTAGAGTAAAADATAQSQGGATATMGGLKTYGAAVIHDDSGDLEVSAGLFEMSVDGGGTLQTYCVDLHNPTQQDAKYHETPWSGTSLGVNKEAGRIRWILQNSYPQVNDLAALAAKAGVGGGLTEQDAAAGTQVAIWRYSDDADVDAVDPQAEKLADYLHKSARDLAEPKASLTLDPAAVSGRPGGLLGPVTVRTDADSVTVTPPADAQTSGVRIVGKDGKPLTSAKRGAELFFDVPEDAPAGSAELTVQASTTVPVGRAFASESRSQTQILAGSSESTVSATASATWAEQGAITALSAVKNCVAGGVDITATNEGDAAFTFALLGVEHSIPAGESQTVTIPLQEDQAYDFTITGSGGLDKRFTGVLDCQTQGAETGDAVQTLSEPSPATVGGAAGTNLAETGSSSATPVIAGVAIALVVIGGAALVLVRQRKTPTGD; encoded by the coding sequence GTGTTTTCTGCGTTGTTGTCCGCGTGCAGGCGAAGGGCGGTCCGCGGCGCCGCCGCGACGCTGGTGTCCGGGCTTGTCGCGGCCGGCGTGCTGACGGCCGGTGCCGGCACGGCCGCCGCCGCTGACGCGACGGCGCAGAGCCAGGGTGGGGCGACCGCCACCATGGGCGGCCTGAAGACGTACGGCGCGGCCGTCATACACGACGACTCCGGGGACCTGGAGGTGTCGGCGGGCCTGTTCGAGATGTCCGTCGACGGCGGCGGCACCCTGCAGACGTACTGCGTCGACCTCCACAACCCCACGCAGCAGGACGCCAAGTACCACGAGACGCCCTGGAGCGGGACCTCGCTCGGGGTCAACAAGGAGGCGGGCCGGATCCGCTGGATCCTGCAGAACTCCTACCCGCAGGTGAACGACCTCGCGGCGCTCGCCGCCAAGGCGGGTGTCGGCGGCGGCCTCACCGAGCAGGACGCGGCGGCCGGTACCCAGGTCGCCATCTGGCGTTACTCGGACGACGCGGACGTCGACGCCGTCGACCCGCAGGCAGAGAAGCTCGCGGACTACCTCCACAAGAGCGCCCGCGATCTGGCGGAGCCCAAGGCGTCGCTGACGCTCGACCCCGCCGCGGTCTCCGGCCGCCCCGGCGGGCTGCTCGGTCCGGTGACGGTTCGTACCGACGCGGACAGCGTGACGGTGACGCCGCCGGCGGACGCCCAGACGAGCGGCGTGCGGATCGTGGGCAAGGACGGCAAGCCGCTGACGTCGGCGAAGAGGGGCGCCGAGCTGTTCTTCGACGTGCCCGAGGACGCTCCGGCCGGCTCGGCCGAGCTGACCGTGCAGGCCTCCACCACCGTGCCGGTGGGACGTGCCTTCGCCTCCGAGAGCCGGAGCCAGACGCAGATCCTGGCCGGCTCCAGCGAGTCGACGGTCTCGGCGACGGCGAGCGCGACGTGGGCGGAGCAGGGCGCGATAACCGCGCTGTCGGCGGTGAAGAACTGCGTGGCGGGCGGCGTGGACATCACCGCGACCAACGAGGGCGACGCGGCCTTCACCTTCGCGCTGCTGGGCGTCGAGCACAGCATCCCGGCGGGCGAGTCGCAGACGGTGACGATCCCGCTCCAGGAGGACCAGGCGTACGACTTCACCATCACCGGTTCCGGCGGCCTCGACAAGCGCTTCACCGGCGTCCTCGACTGCCAGACGCAGGGCGCCGAGACCGGGGACGCGGTCCAGACCCTCAGCGAGCCGAGCCCGGCGACGGTGGGCGGTGCGGCCGGCACGAACCTGGCCGAGACGGGCAGCTCCAGCGCGACGCCGGTGATCGCGGGGGTGGCCATCGCTCTGGTGGTGATCGGCGGGGCGGCGCTGGTGCTGGTCCGCCAGAGGAAGACGCCGACGGGGGACTGA
- a CDS encoding single-stranded DNA-binding protein codes for MNETIVGVVGNVATQPVFRETENGSSARFRMAVTARYLDREKNEWKDGHTNFFTVWANRQLAANVAACLSVGEPVIVHGRLKIRTDVHDGKNWTSADIDAVAIGHDMARGTSMFRREPKPETAGVPSRPEPNWETPVEDSEAQREPDVAAVT; via the coding sequence ATGAACGAGACGATCGTCGGTGTGGTGGGGAACGTGGCGACGCAGCCGGTGTTCCGGGAGACGGAGAACGGTTCGTCGGCACGGTTCCGGATGGCGGTGACCGCACGCTATCTGGACCGTGAGAAGAACGAGTGGAAGGACGGGCACACCAACTTCTTCACGGTGTGGGCCAATCGGCAGCTCGCCGCGAACGTGGCGGCCTGTCTGTCGGTGGGGGAGCCCGTCATCGTGCACGGCCGGCTGAAGATCCGTACGGATGTGCACGACGGGAAGAACTGGACCTCGGCGGACATCGACGCCGTGGCGATCGGGCACGACATGGCGCGGGGCACGTCCATGTTCCGGCGCGAGCCGAAACCGGAGACGGCCGGGGTGCCGTCCCGGCCCGAGCCGAACTGGGAGACGCCCGTCGAGGACAGCGAGGCCCAACGCGAGCCGGACGTCGCCGCGGTGACCTGA
- a CDS encoding YfjP family GTPase, with protein MTAVTDEDQTDHTQDAVSEDQDGTPTQDEAVKTGDAVEPAEDGPKEPDEEHAREEDRTDSSDSSEAWDDGLIARRVNEAAAAEPVAVVETRGAGAQIAAPLAYDGPLRSRLDALRELVGLSRTRLDSRTLAEAGRVLDEAAARRRLSGQHTVVAIAGATGSGKSQLFNALAGVTISETGVRRPTTAAPIACSWSDGAASLIERLGIPPRLRRRPVQNAEMEAQLRGLVLVDLPDHDSAAVQHREHVDRVLDLVDAVIWVVDPEKYADAVLHERYLRPMAGHAEVMFVVLNQIDRLPGEATEQVLDDLRRLLDEDGIALGEYGEPGATVLALSALTGDGVGELRETLGQFVTERGAPGRRISADVDAAAWRLRSVYATGRRTGLSEEARDEFALQLADAVGATAAGEAAERAWLRNANRACGTPWLRLWRWHQDRLEPPTGRLPSRAPADEEVTARQRVEQAVRTVADRASAGLAPPWAQAVREAAARGSQGLPEALDELAARAGLPPGRPPRPGWWPAAVFAQACMTLLQVVGGLWLAGQIAGFMAPNLGVPVLLMVVGIIGGPLVEWSCRMAARGPARRYGMEAERRLREAAAGCGRARVLDPVAAELLRYREVREQYGRVLGVEAGVR; from the coding sequence GTGACCGCCGTCACTGACGAGGACCAGACCGATCACACGCAGGACGCCGTCTCCGAGGACCAGGACGGCACACCGACGCAGGACGAGGCCGTGAAGACCGGGGACGCCGTGGAGCCTGCGGAGGACGGGCCCAAGGAGCCGGACGAGGAGCACGCGCGCGAGGAGGACCGTACGGACTCCTCGGATTCTTCGGAGGCGTGGGACGACGGGCTGATCGCGCGGCGGGTCAACGAGGCCGCCGCGGCGGAGCCCGTCGCCGTGGTCGAGACCCGGGGGGCCGGCGCGCAGATCGCCGCGCCGCTCGCGTACGACGGACCGCTCAGGTCGCGGCTCGACGCGCTGCGCGAACTGGTGGGGCTCTCCCGGACCCGGCTCGACAGCCGGACGCTCGCCGAGGCGGGCCGGGTGCTCGACGAGGCCGCGGCGCGGCGCAGGCTGTCCGGGCAGCACACCGTCGTCGCCATCGCGGGCGCCACGGGCAGCGGCAAGTCGCAGCTGTTCAACGCGCTGGCCGGGGTGACCATCTCGGAGACGGGCGTACGGCGTCCGACCACCGCAGCGCCCATCGCCTGCAGTTGGAGCGATGGCGCGGCGAGCCTCATCGAGCGGCTCGGCATCCCGCCCCGGCTCAGGCGCCGCCCGGTGCAGAACGCCGAGATGGAGGCGCAGTTGCGCGGGCTCGTCCTGGTGGACCTGCCCGACCACGACTCCGCGGCCGTACAGCACCGCGAGCACGTGGACCGCGTCCTCGACCTCGTCGACGCGGTCATCTGGGTCGTCGACCCCGAGAAGTACGCCGACGCCGTGCTGCACGAGCGGTATCTGCGGCCCATGGCGGGACACGCGGAGGTCATGTTCGTCGTCCTCAACCAGATCGACCGGCTGCCCGGGGAGGCCACCGAGCAGGTCCTCGACGACCTGCGGCGGCTGCTCGACGAGGACGGGATCGCGCTCGGCGAGTACGGCGAACCGGGCGCGACCGTGCTCGCGCTGTCCGCGCTCACCGGCGACGGCGTGGGCGAACTGCGCGAGACGCTCGGCCAGTTCGTGACCGAGCGAGGGGCTCCGGGGCGCCGGATCTCGGCCGACGTGGACGCCGCCGCGTGGCGGCTGCGGTCCGTGTACGCCACCGGGCGGCGGACCGGGCTGAGCGAGGAGGCGCGGGACGAGTTCGCCCTGCAGCTCGCTGACGCGGTCGGTGCGACGGCGGCCGGCGAGGCGGCCGAGCGGGCGTGGCTGCGCAACGCCAACCGCGCGTGCGGGACGCCGTGGCTACGGCTGTGGCGGTGGCACCAGGACCGGCTCGAACCGCCCACCGGGCGGCTCCCGTCGCGTGCTCCGGCCGACGAGGAGGTCACCGCCCGGCAGCGTGTCGAGCAGGCGGTGCGGACGGTGGCCGACCGGGCCTCGGCCGGGCTCGCGCCGCCGTGGGCGCAGGCGGTGCGGGAGGCAGCCGCACGGGGCTCGCAGGGGCTGCCCGAGGCGCTGGACGAGCTGGCCGCGCGCGCGGGGCTGCCGCCGGGGCGGCCGCCGCGGCCGGGCTGGTGGCCGGCGGCCGTGTTCGCGCAGGCGTGCATGACACTTCTTCAAGTCGTCGGCGGGCTGTGGCTGGCGGGTCAGATCGCCGGGTTCATGGCGCCGAACCTGGGTGTGCCGGTGCTGCTGATGGTGGTCGGGATCATCGGTGGGCCGCTCGTGGAGTGGAGCTGCCGGATGGCGGCGCGGGGGCCCGCACGGCGGTACGGGATGGAGGCGGAGCGGCGGCTCAGGGAGGCGGCGGCCGGGTGCGGGCGGGCCCGGGTGCTGGATCCGGTGGCGGCGGAGCTGTTGCGGTACCGGGAGGTTCGGGAGCAGTACGGGAGGGTGTTGGGGGTGGAGGCCGGGGTGCGGTGA
- a CDS encoding dynamin family protein, with amino-acid sequence MVTLDVRPQLLDALSALRDRVAAARFPLPLAGAPRARANRDELLAQLDDYLVPRLREPEAPLLAVVGGSTGAGKSTLVNSLVGRRVSEAGVLRPTTRTPVLVCHPEDHHWFSGMRVLPDLTRVWVPHRDRSDELLLPGEDPARVLRIETADSLPPGLALLDAPDVDSLVADNRTLAAELICAADIWVMVTTAARYADAVPWHLLRTAKEYNAALVTVLDRVPHQVVSEVSRQYGALLTKAGLGEVPRFTVPELPESAWGGGLLPATAVAPLRAWLVHQAQDPAARQHTLGRTAHGVLDSLKARMPELASAAAAQYAAALRLTAAVDGAYDSEHTRVRGRLQAGAVLAGDALKRWRAFPLDCSAAELLDALTESLAALLLCAVGAADERVDEAWRREPAAGAPELAGRDPAPESAEHRIGMAVRRWRRELEEFAEEEVRDLDRSIAPDPEVIAALVATALLGGRRARSAGEGLAERIGAHGALRLRDRGGRLLTEHVDRVVQTERERRLAPLDALDVHPEPQAELIAALSVLQKER; translated from the coding sequence GTGGTGACCTTGGACGTACGGCCTCAGCTGCTCGACGCACTCTCCGCCCTGCGCGACCGTGTCGCCGCCGCACGCTTCCCGCTGCCCCTTGCGGGGGCTCCACGCGCGCGTGCCAACCGCGACGAACTGCTCGCCCAGCTCGACGACTATCTGGTGCCCCGGTTGAGGGAACCCGAAGCGCCCTTGCTGGCCGTCGTGGGGGGCTCGACGGGCGCCGGCAAGTCGACCCTCGTCAACTCCCTTGTGGGCAGACGGGTCAGCGAGGCGGGCGTACTGCGGCCGACCACGCGGACACCCGTGCTGGTGTGCCATCCGGAGGACCATCACTGGTTCAGCGGAATGCGCGTGCTGCCCGACCTCACGCGCGTGTGGGTGCCGCACCGGGACAGGAGCGACGAACTCCTGCTGCCCGGCGAGGATCCCGCGCGCGTGCTGCGCATCGAGACCGCCGACAGCCTCCCGCCCGGCCTCGCCCTCCTCGACGCACCCGACGTCGACTCCCTCGTCGCCGACAACCGCACCCTGGCCGCAGAACTCATCTGCGCGGCCGACATCTGGGTCATGGTCACCACGGCGGCCCGGTACGCCGACGCCGTCCCCTGGCATCTCCTGCGTACCGCCAAGGAGTACAACGCCGCCCTCGTGACCGTCCTCGACCGGGTGCCGCACCAGGTCGTCTCCGAGGTCTCCCGCCAGTACGGGGCGCTGCTCACCAAGGCCGGACTCGGCGAGGTACCGCGCTTCACCGTGCCCGAGCTCCCCGAGTCGGCATGGGGCGGCGGACTGCTGCCGGCCACCGCCGTCGCACCGCTCAGGGCCTGGCTCGTCCACCAGGCCCAGGACCCGGCCGCCCGGCAGCACACCCTGGGCCGCACCGCCCACGGCGTCCTCGACTCGCTCAAGGCCCGGATGCCCGAGCTGGCCAGCGCCGCCGCCGCCCAGTACGCGGCCGCGCTGCGGCTCACCGCCGCCGTCGACGGGGCGTACGACAGCGAGCACACGCGCGTGCGGGGACGGCTGCAGGCGGGCGCCGTACTCGCCGGGGACGCGCTCAAGCGGTGGCGCGCGTTCCCGCTCGACTGCTCCGCGGCGGAGCTTCTCGACGCGCTCACGGAGAGCCTCGCCGCGCTCCTGCTGTGTGCCGTCGGCGCCGCCGACGAGCGCGTCGACGAGGCCTGGCGACGCGAACCGGCGGCGGGCGCCCCTGAGCTGGCCGGCCGGGACCCGGCGCCGGAGAGCGCCGAACACCGGATCGGGATGGCCGTACGACGGTGGCGGCGCGAGCTCGAGGAGTTCGCCGAGGAGGAGGTGCGCGACCTCGACCGCAGCATCGCGCCCGACCCCGAGGTGATCGCCGCGCTCGTCGCCACCGCGCTGCTGGGAGGCCGCCGGGCGCGCTCCGCGGGCGAGGGGCTCGCCGAGCGGATCGGGGCGCACGGCGCGCTCAGGCTCCGCGACCGGGGCGGACGGCTGCTCACCGAGCACGTGGACCGGGTGGTCCAGACGGAACGCGAGCGCCGGCTCGCGCCGCTCGACGCCCTCGACGTACACCCCGAGCCCCAGGCCGAACTCATCGCCGCGCTGTCCGTACTGCAGAAGGAGAGGTGA
- a CDS encoding D-2-hydroxyacid dehydrogenase family protein, with amino-acid sequence MRLRCAVLDDFQRVATGIADWSPVADDIEVVGFDTHIADEDALAEALAGFDIVVTLRERVPFPGSLITRLPRLKLLVASGMRNSVIDYAAAEAHGVTVCGTASSSTPPVELTWALLLGLARGIVEESNALRAGGPWQSTVGADLHGRRLGLLGLGKIGSRVARVGLAFGMHVSAWSQNLTKEYADEVGVELAPSKEDLLRDGDFVSVHLALSDRTRGLLGPAELALLKPTAYLVNTSRAAIVDQDALLAALHAGRVAGAGVDVFDLEPLPADHPMRTAPRLLATPHLGYVSQANYRTYYGQAVENIQAYLAGSPVRLLP; translated from the coding sequence GTGCGGCTGCGTTGCGCTGTGCTCGACGACTTCCAGCGGGTGGCGACCGGGATCGCCGACTGGTCACCGGTCGCGGACGACATCGAGGTCGTCGGCTTCGACACCCACATCGCGGACGAGGACGCGCTCGCGGAGGCGCTCGCCGGGTTCGACATCGTGGTCACGCTGCGCGAACGGGTGCCCTTCCCCGGGTCCCTGATCACCCGTCTGCCCCGGCTGAAGCTGCTCGTCGCCTCCGGGATGCGCAACAGCGTCATCGACTACGCCGCCGCCGAGGCGCACGGCGTCACCGTGTGCGGTACGGCCAGCTCCTCCACCCCGCCCGTCGAACTCACCTGGGCGCTGCTGCTCGGCCTGGCCCGCGGGATCGTCGAGGAGAGCAACGCCCTGCGCGCGGGCGGCCCCTGGCAGTCCACGGTCGGCGCCGACCTGCACGGCCGCCGGCTCGGCCTCCTCGGACTCGGCAAGATCGGCAGCCGGGTGGCCCGGGTCGGCCTCGCGTTCGGCATGCACGTCAGCGCGTGGAGCCAGAACCTCACCAAGGAGTACGCCGACGAGGTGGGCGTCGAACTCGCTCCCTCCAAGGAGGACCTCCTGCGCGACGGCGACTTCGTCTCCGTCCACCTGGCCCTGAGCGACCGCACCCGCGGACTGCTCGGCCCCGCCGAACTCGCCCTCCTCAAGCCGACGGCGTACCTCGTCAACACCTCCCGCGCGGCGATCGTCGACCAGGACGCCCTCCTCGCCGCGCTCCACGCGGGCCGTGTCGCCGGAGCCGGCGTCGACGTCTTCGACCTCGAGCCGCTGCCCGCCGACCACCCGATGCGCACGGCCCCGCGGCTGCTCGCCACACCCCATCTGGGCT